TAGAAGTCTCCGCTTGTCGCTCGGACAAGTGTCTCTACCAAGTTAGTTACGGAGACGGATCTTTCACCGTTGGAGATTACGCTACCGATACGGTGACGTTTGGAACCAACGGTAAAGTAAACGACGTCGCTTTGGGGTGTGGTCACGATAACGAAGGCCTCTTCACTGGAGCAGCCGGTTTACTCGGTTTAGGAGGTGGAGCTTTGTCTATGACTAATCAGATCAAAGCGACGTCGTTCTCCTACTGCCTCGTTGATCGTGACTCGGGGAAGTCCTCGAGCCTCGACTTCAACTCGGTCCAAGCCGGAACCGGAGACGCGACGGCTCCGCTCCTCCGCAACAGCAAGATCGACACTTTCTACTACGTCGGGCTCAGCGGGTTCAGCGTCGGCGGTCAGCAAGTCTCCATCCCTTCGTCGGTGTTCGCCGTCGACGCTTCGGGAGCCGGAGGAGTGATCTTGGACTGCGGAACCGCCGTGACTCGTCTCCAGACTCAGGCCTACAACTCGCTGCGCGACGCGTTCGTTAAACTCACCGCGAATCTCAAGAAGGGGACGTCGAGCATCTCGCTCTTCGACACTTGCTACGACTTCTCGTCTCTCTCCACCGTGAAAGTCCCGACGGTGGCGTTTCATTTCACCGGTGGTAAGTCGATTGATTTGCCGGCGAAGAATTACTTGATCCCTGTGGATGACGCCGGAACGTTCTGCTTTGCTTTTGCTCCGACGTCGTCGTCGTTGTCGATCATCGGGAACGTGCAGCAGCAAGGGACACGTATCACTTACGATCTGGCGAATAATCTTATCGGATTGTCAGCGAATCAATGCTAAAAGCagtggatgatgatgattaatAGGTTTTACAGTTCTATCAGTAAAACTCTTATTAGTTCTTGTTTCTTTAATATGGATTACAAAATCTTAAGTGTGAATGTTtcctttatctttttttttaattaatcagtAGTTATTTTCGGCTATTTATCGATTAATAAATAGGATTTagttattataagtttgaaaatgCTGTCTGAGGGAGAAGCTTTTAGTTATTGTTTGATAGTTTCTtgtctttgtgagaaagagcATGTCAATTagttaagtttatataaaagcAGGGTCttattgtaacaaaaaaaaagtctttaaAACACTTTTGTTGTGGCCCCTAtcttttagtatattttaaactGTTGTCTGAATCTACCAACTGTATGAAATAGTCAATGTGAAAGTAAAGCTCTCTTTTTTCTGGCTCGAATGTGAAAAGTTAAGCAATGCTAGTATTTAAAGTTACATGGAACTGTGAGTGAATCAGAAAATCTATCCATTCACTGACTGATTATCGATTAAATAGTGAGGACAACTTATCCACAAAAAGACAAACTTATATTATTGTCTacgataatttaatttttattttggttcaCATTAACTACGtaagaaattaaacaaattttggGAAAATTATGACATTATGTGTGCGTAAGATCACATGCAGAAAGCCACGTCTTGGTACGATAGACAAGGGTGGACTTTTAGGATTTATTTTGCTTAGCCATTTTAGCGACTATAGAGTGAGACATGTGCATATATGAAGTCACGGGTGAGTTAGTTGGCTCGCTTCTAGTTTCGTCATTAAAGTTATGGTGCTGTTTGTTTGCTTACCCGAGTGATCGATCTGGATAAAAATGTGATTCGAAAAATCGGAAAcacacatttttccgccaatcaaaaaatacattttcctgtcaaaaccgaaaaaatgtatttttccgccaaaaccgaaaaaacgcattttccgtCAAAATCAGAAAACTGCAGAAAccgaaaaacacatttttccgccaaaaccggaaaaacgcatttttccgccaaaaccggaaaaacgcattttcccgccaaaaccgaaaaaaatgcattttcccgccaaaaccgaaaaatgcattttcccgccaaaaccgaaaaatgcattttcccgccaaaacctaaAAACAcatttcccaccaaaaccgcaaaaaatattttccgccaaaaacgcGAAAATGTACATTTCCCGTAAAACCGCAAAATatattttcctgccaaaatcgCGAAAACAAAACTTTTCGTGTCAAATCCGCAAAACGCACTTTTTcgtcaaaaacacattttccgctTAAACCTCAAAACGtatttttttccgccaaaaccgcaaaaaacatattttctgcCAAATCCAGAATTACgtattttctgccaaaaccgtaaaaatactatttttcgccaaaacataaaaaaaaaaaatattttagtcattttattaacaagtccactTATATATAGAtgcaagttaaaaaaaacaaacatagctgcattcagatgattcatctagtTGCACggacgaaatgaagaaacgaacaacacccagaTAAAGCATCTGGATAAAACATCTAGATAGACCATCTGGATACatcttccagatgtacaaacgaacatGACCATATCCTTATgacctttgtttttattttttctttatttcttcttcGAGATTTTTTTCTGCAAATATCCTTTTTTGTCAACGTGTAAATATCCATTTTCCTTAAAGAGTGATTCACATTTTACAGTGGTGGAAAATACGGTTCACTACTACACTATATGCGGTGGTATCTGTCAATACCAGCCCTAACtacaagaagaaaaatattggCTTCCGGCAGccacaataataaatattttatcggccacaaaattattaaagctCTGTTCGTTTAACGAACGCGGAACAGAGACGCGGCGTCATAGATTTGTTCATAAGTTTTCCGGTGTTGCCGCTGAAGAGAGACGCGGCGTCAGAATAAAAGAAGCTTTCCGGTGTTGCCGCTAACGCCAAAAAAAGTAGCGACCATTATTCCTCATTTCTCGCTCCTCTGTGCGACTGAAAACAAAAGATTTATTCCTCTGTTCTTCTCTCTTTCCCTTTGGATACTCCTTTTTTCATTCTGAATTTTGAACTCTAGCCGCTGCCGCAGCGTTCGTTTAACGAACAGGGCTTAAATGAACTTATTAGGTGTGATTGGTAGTGGCTGTAGGTGCTGTCGACAGTCCCATTTATTTTTAGAGCACTAAATTCAcagcaatcaagctttaataaaaacttcaaaatcataacttttgaaataatatacaaCTGTACAAGTGTTCTATAGAGTCAAAAATCTAGAGCACTTTTTTGGAGTATTCCATAAATTTATAtagcaataaaatataaaaccacagcaaaaagtctatagatttttttctataacaAATTTTTCAAAGTTACAGTATTACCAATCGGACCTATTATTTGTTGTTGGCAGGGCCGGTCCGTGGGGGAAGCAAAGTAAACTGTGGATTAGagcacaaaaaatattttattttttacagctaatttttccattaatttttcttttttaattcatCCACCTCATTGATGTACATAGTTTTGTTTCGATTAGAGCATCCATCAGGC
The Brassica napus cultivar Da-Ae chromosome A1, Da-Ae, whole genome shotgun sequence DNA segment above includes these coding regions:
- the LOC106346990 gene encoding protein ASPARTIC PROTEASE IN GUARD CELL 1 yields the protein MAFTPLFSLLSVITLSLLITTDASSRSLLPSHETTVLDVVSSLQQTQHILSLDPTLTSLTTTTSIPGSDPVFLNSSSPLSLELHSRDTLVASQHKDYKSLVLSRLERDSSRVAGITAKIRFAVEGIDRSDLKPVYNDETSYQPEDLTTPVVSGASQGSGEYFSRIGVGTPAKEMFMVLDTGSDINWIQCQPCSDCYQQSDPVFDPASSSTFKSLSCSAPQCGSLEVSACRSDKCLYQVSYGDGSFTVGDYATDTVTFGTNGKVNDVALGCGHDNEGLFTGAAGLLGLGGGALSMTNQIKATSFSYCLVDRDSGKSSSLDFNSVQAGTGDATAPLLRNSKIDTFYYVGLSGFSVGGQQVSIPSSVFAVDASGAGGVILDCGTAVTRLQTQAYNSLRDAFVKLTANLKKGTSSISLFDTCYDFSSLSTVKVPTVAFHFTGGKSIDLPAKNYLIPVDDAGTFCFAFAPTSSSLSIIGNVQQQGTRITYDLANNLIGLSANQC